Proteins co-encoded in one Phalacrocorax carbo chromosome 5, bPhaCar2.1, whole genome shotgun sequence genomic window:
- the CCDC32 gene encoding coiled-coil domain-containing protein 32, whose product MRMIESVDSAVARPSEDLWAEICACLPRPEQKDAGDAFTDSFTDACAGGGGQGGGPDGSSQANPKPWAPLNDSEVYLASLERRLMRIKGLSQEVTSKDMLRTLSQAKKECWDRFLQEKFESEFYMEGHDSDESTLEHLKRWLQPDKVAISTEEVQYLIPPEPQPEKQEAEEEPPAAEQ is encoded by the exons ATGAGAATGATTGAGAGCGTGGACTCTGCGGTGGCCAGGCCCAGCGAAGACCTCTGGGCCGAAATCTGTGCGTGCCTGCCGCGTCCCGAGCAGAAGGACGCTGGCGACGCTTTCACTGACTCCTTCACGGATGCCTGCGCCGGCGGAGGAGGCCAGGGCGGTGGGCCAGATGGCTCTTCCCAAGCAAACCCCAAGCCCTGGGCACCCCTCAATGATTCAGAGGTGTATTTAGCATCCCTAG AGAGAAGACTGATGAGAATTAAAGGCTTGTCTCAAGAGGTGACCTCCAAGGACATGCTGCGCACCCTCTCCCAGGCTAAGAAGGAATGCTGGGACAGGTTCCTGCAGGAGAAGTTTGAGTCTGAGTTTTACATGGAGGGACATGACTCTGATGAGAG cACGCTGGAGCACCTAAAGCGATGGCTGCAACCTGACAAAGTGGCGATCAGTACCGAGGAGGTGCAGTACCTCATCCCTCCGGAGCCTCAGCCGGAGAAGCAGGAGGCTGAGGAAGAacctccagctgcagagcagtga